One Miscanthus floridulus cultivar M001 chromosome 11, ASM1932011v1, whole genome shotgun sequence DNA window includes the following coding sequences:
- the LOC136492585 gene encoding putative invertase inhibitor, translated as MKLLQALCPLVFLLACSMSNASVLQDACKSFAAKNPDTGYAYCIKFFQADKGSASADKRGLAAIAVKLTGAAAKSTAKHIAALRASEKDKKRLAGLKDCSEVYTQAVDQTGVAAKGIASGTPRGRADAVTALSAVEDAPGTCEKGFQNLGVPSPLASEDAGFRKDASIALSVTAAL; from the coding sequence ATGAAGCTTCTGCAAGCTCTGTGCCCTCTCGTTTTCCTCCTCGCCTGCTCCATGTCCAACGCCTCCGTCTTACAAGACGCGTGCAAGTCCTTCGCCGCTAAAAACCCGGACACCGGCTACGCCTACTGCATCAAGTTCTTCCAGGCCGACAAGGGAAGCGCCAGCGCGGACAAGCGTGGCCTCGCCGCCATCGCCGTGAAGCTCACCGGGGCAGCCGCCAAGAGCACCGCCAAGCACATCGCCGCCCTGCGGGCCTCCGAGAAGGACAAGAAGCGGCTGGCGGGCCTCAAAGATTGCTCCGAGGTGTACACGCAGGCCGTGGACCAGACCGGCGTGGCGGCGAAGGGCATCGCGTCGGGCACGCCCCGGGGCCGTGCGGACGCGGTGACAGCGCTCAGCGCGGTGGAGGACGCCCCCGGCACCTGTGAGAAGGGATTCCAAAACCTGGGTGTGCCTTCGCCGCTGGCCTCGGAGGACGCCGGGTTCCGGAAGGATGCGTCCATCGCGCTGTCTGTAACGGCGGCGCTGTAG